The following nucleotide sequence is from Mycobacterium sp. 3519A.
GCTCGAGGATGTCCGACTGTTCGACGTCTACACCGGTCCGCAGATCGGCGACGGCCGCAAATCGCTGACGCTGGCTCTGCGGTTCCGCGCCGCCGACCGGACGCTCACCGAAGACGAGGCCAGTGCGGCGCGCGACGCCGCGGTGAAGACGGCGGCCGACCGGGTCGGCGCCGTGCAACGCGCCTAACTCGCGGACGCCACGGACAGTCGGGCCGGGCTGCGGCCGAGTACCTGACGCCACGGGATCGCCGCAGGATCCTCGGACAGCTGCAGAGGCGGGTCGGCGGCGAGCGCAGCGCGCACGCATTCCTCGACGGCGACCTTGGCCAACGCGGTGCCCAAGCAGTAATGCGTTCCGGCGCCGAAGTTCAACAGCTTGGCGCTGTCCTGCCGGGTGAAGCGGTCGGCGTCGAAACGGTCGGGGTCCGGCCATGCGGCGCCGTCGCGACATGCCGAGGCGATGCACAGAAACAGCATCGATCCGGCGGGGATCGTGGTGCCGTGCAATTCGATTGGTGACACCGTGGTGCGAGGGATCATCGCGATGCTGGGCTCCAGGCGCATGGTCTCACTCACGGCGCTGCTGAACCGCGCCGGATCGTCAAGTGCGCCGTCGAGTTCATCGCGGTGTTGCAGGGCGACCAGGATGCTGCACGGAATTTGACTGCCGGCCGTATCGTGGCCGGCGACAAGAAGATTCGCGATCATCGTGACGGTTTCGGCGTGCGTCAGACGGTCTCCGTCGGACTCGGCGGCCAGCAGTGAGGTGATCAGGTCGTCTTTCGGGTCGCTGGCCCGCCGCCTCGTCAAGTCGTCGACGTAACTCTGCATCTCGACGATCGCTGTGGTGGCCGCGGCGATCTGTTCGGCGGACATGATGGAGAACACCGGGCTCAACGCCTCTGCCCACTCGGTGAACACCGCGTCGTCGCCGTCGGGTACTCCAAGCAGTCGGCAGATCATCCGGGTGCCGATCGAGGACAGTGCACGGAGATCACCCGATTCTCTCGCCGAAGCAACAGCGGCGGTGGCCATTTCCGCGGCGGCCGCGCGCAACGCCTCGACGGACCGCGGCGTGAAGGCGCGTGACACCAGCGACCGGATACGGCGGTGATAGTCGCCCTCGGTGGTGAACATCAACCGGCCGTACCAGTCGCGCAGCGGCCCGTCGGTGATACCCATCAGGTCGAAGAACGTGAGCCCGATCCCGATCAGGCGCGGATCGTGGGCGAGTTCCTCGACGTCACGCTGTCGCAGCGCGACGGTGGCGCCTGTGGTCGCGTCGGTGGCGAGCGGCCCCAGCCGGGCCGCGTCCCGCAACACGTCGTGCAAGCTGGTATCGCAGGTGAAGATCACATCGACGGTTGGGCGTTCGGTTGTCGTCACGGTTCCCCCCGGAATAGCTGTTTGCTGAGAAGTATGGGCGGTTTCCGCCCGAACCGCTTCGACTCGCCGACAAGTCGAACCCTGCTCCCGCGAATTCCTTTGCCCGTGCAACTTCAATCTGGCCAACGGCGCCCCCGGCATATAATTGGTTTGCAGCAGTCTGCATAAACATGCAAGACTCCCTGCATGACGTCTGTCGCGGTCGCCGGAGCCAGCGGATACGCCGGCGGCGAGATCCTCCGACTGCTCCTCGGGCATCCCGGGTATGCGGCCGGGCGGCTGACCATCGGTGCGCTCACCGCCGCCGCCAGCGCGGGCACCACGGTCGCCGAACACCATCCGCACCTGCTGCCGCTGGCGGGCCGGGTGCTCGACACCACCGACGCGGACGTGCTCGCCGGCCACGACGTCGTCTTCCTGGCGCTGCCACACGGGCACTCGGCCGCGCTGGCCGACCAGTTGGGCCCGGACACCGTCGTGATCGACTGCGGCGCCGACTTCCGGCTCACCGACTCGACTGCGTGGGAGAAGTTCTACGGATCCGCGCACGCGGGTAGTTGGCCCTACGGATTGCCGGAGCTACCCGGGGCGCGCGAGAAGTTGCGCGCGGCGAAGCGGATCGCCGTGCCGGGCTGCTATCCGACCGCCGCACTGCTCGCGTTGTGGCCTGCGATCGCCGAGGACCTCGTCGACCCCGCTGTCACGGTCGTCGCGGTCAGCGGCACCTCCGGTGCCGGTCGTGCCGCCAAGGTGGACCTGCTCGGCTCGGAGGTGATCGGGTCGGCCCGCGCCTACAACATCGGCGGTAAGCACCGGCACACCCCGGAGATCGCGCAGGGCCTCAAGGCATTGACCGACAGGGACGTCACCGTATCGTTCACGCCGGTGCTCATACCCACCTCGCGCGGGATATTGGCCACCTGCACTGCCCGCACCACTGCGCCGCTGTCGCAACTGCGCGCCGCTTACGAGAAGGCTTACGACGCCGAGCCTTTCGTGCACCTGCTGGCGGAGGGCCAGTTGCCGAAGACCGGGGCGGTGATCGGCAGCAACGCCGCCCAGTTGGCCGTCGCGGTCGACGAGGAGGCCGCGACCTTCGTCGCGATCGCCGCGATCGACAACCTCGTCAAGGGGACAGGAGGCGCGGCTGTGCAGTCCATGAACCTCGCATTGGGATGGCCGGAGACGGAAGGGCTTTCGATCGTGGGAGTGGCGCCGTGACTGAACTTTCCACCGACACTCGGCTGGTCCGCACGCAGGGCGTCACCGCACCTGCCGGGTTCCGTGCCACCGGGATCGCCGCGGGCATCAAGGCATCCGGTGCACTGGACCTGGCGCTGGTGTTCAACGAGGGACCCGATTACGCCGCGGCAGGCGTGTTCACCCGCAACAAGGTCAAGGCTGCGCCGGTGTTGTGGTCGCAGCAGGTGCTGACGACCGGTCGGTTGCGCGCGGTGATCCTCAACTCCGGCGGCGCCAACGCGTGCACCGGCCCGCTGGGCTTCCAGGACACGCACGCCACCGCGGAAGCCGTCGCCGCCGCGTTGTCGGACTGGGGCACCGAGACCGGCGCCATCGAGGTGGCGGTCTGCTCGACCGGGCTGATCGGCGACCGGTTGCCGATGGACAAGGTGCTGGCCGGTGTCACCGAGGTGGTGCACGAACTGGCGGGCGGGCTGACCGGCGGCGAAGAGGCCGCCCGCGCCATCATGACCACCGACACGGTGCCGAAACAGGTTGCCCTGCACCACAGTGGCAACTGGACGGTCGGCGGGATGGCGAAAGGCGCGGGCATGCTCGCTCCATCGCTGGCGACCATGCTGACGGTGATCACCACAGACGCCGTCGCGGACGCGGCAGCGCTCGACCACGCGCTGCGCCGGGCGGCCGCGCTGACCTTCGATCGACTCGACGTCGACGGCAGTTGCTCCACCAACGACACCGTGTTGCTGCTGTCGTCGGGTGCCAGCGCCATCACGCCCACCCAGGCCGAACTCGACGACGCCGTGTTGCGGGTGTGCGACGACCTGTGCGCACAGTTGCAGGCCGACGCCGAGGGCGTCACGAAGCGCGTCGTCATCACGGTGACCGGGGCGGCGTCGGAGGACGAGGCGCTGACCGCCGCCCGGGTGGTGGCGCGCGACAGCCTGGTCAAGACCGCGCTGTTCGGCTCCGACCCGAACTGGGGCCGCGTGCTGGCCGCCGTCGGCATGGCGCCGGTGACCCTGGACGCCGAACGGATCAGTGTGTCGTTCAACGGGTCTCCGGTGTGCATCGACGGCACCGGTGCGCCCGGCGCCCGCGAGGTCGACCTGTCCGGCGCGGACATCGACGTCACCATCGACCTCGGCGTCGGCTCGGCACGCGCGAGCATCCGCACCACCGACCTGTCGCACGGCTACGTCGAAGAGAACTCGGCATACAGCTCATGACTTCGTCTCATGTCGCCGGCGGAACGGCTCCGCCAGCGACGCCGGTCAAGGCGCAGGTTCTCGCGGCCGCGTTGCCGTGGCTGAAGCAACTGCACGGCAAGATCGTCGTCGTCAAGTACGGCGGCAACGCGATGACCGATGAGGTGCTGAAGACGGCGTTCGCCGCGGACATGGTGTTCCTGCGCAACTGCGGCATTCACCCCGTGGTGGTGCACGGCGGCGGCCCGCAGATCAGTGCGATGCTGAAAAAGCTTGGCATCGAAGGTGATTTCAAGGGCGGCTTCAGGGTGACCACACCGGAGGTGCTCGACGTCGCGCGCATGGTGCTGTTCGGTCAGGTCGGCCGCGAACTGGTCAACCTGATCAACGCACACGGGCCGTACGCGGTGGGGGTCACCGGCGAGGACGCGCACCTGTTCACCGCGGTGCGGCGCAGCGTCACCGTCGACGGGGTGGCCACCGACATCGGTCTGGTCGGCGACGTGGAACACGTCGACGCCGCCGCGTTGATGGATCTCATTGCGGCGGGCCGCATCCCGGTGGTGTCGACCATCGCTCCGGATGTCGACGGGGTGGTGCACAACATCAACGCCGACACCGCGGCGGCTGCACTGGCCGAAGCGCTCGGCGCCGAGAAGCTGGTGGTGCTCACCGATGTCGAGGGGCTCTACACCAGCTGGCCCAACCGCGACTCGCTGGTCAGTGAGATCGACACCGCCGCGTTGACGCAACTGCTGCCGACGCTGGAGGCCGGCATGGTGCCCAAGATCGAGGCATGCTTGCGCGCCGTATCGGGCGGCGTGCCGAGCGCACATGTGATCGACGGACGTGTCGAACACTGCGTGCTGGTCGAGTTGTTCACGGACGAAGGGACGGGCACGAAGGTGGTGAGCGCGTGACGCTGCTGGAGCGCTGGCAGGGCGTGATGATGAACAACTACGGCACACCGCCGTTGGCGTTGGCCAGCGGTGACGGCGCGGTGGTGACCGATGTCGACGGCAAGAGGTATGTCGACCTGCTCGGCGGAATCGCGGTCAACATCCTCGGCCACCGCCATCCGGCCGTCATCGACGCCGTCACCACGCAACTCAACACGCTCGGCCACACGTCGAATCTCTATGCCACCGAACCCGGTATCGCGCTGGCCGAGTCCCTCGTGGGACTGCTCGGCACCGCAGCGCGCGTGTTCTTCTGCAACTCCGGCACCGAGGCCAACGAGGTCGCATTCAAGATCACCCGGCTGACCGGGCGGACGAAACTGGTTGCGGCGCACGGCGCCTTCCACGGCCGCACGATGGGGTCGCTGGCGCTCACAGGCCAGCCGTCGAAGCAGGAGCCGTTCGCGCCGCTGCCCGGCGACGTCGTCCACGTTCCCTACGGCGACACCGAGGCGCTGGCCGCAGCCGTCGACGACACCACCGCGGCCGTGTTCCTCGAGCCGATCATGGGGGAGGGCGGTGTGGTGGTGCCGCCGGCAGGCTACCTGGTGGCCGCTCGGGAGATCACGGCCCGGCACGGGGCGCTGTTGGTGCTCGACGAGGTGCAGACCGGAATGGGCCGCACCGGGGCGTTTTTCGCGCATCAGCACGACGGCATCACCCCCGACATCGTCACGCTCGCCAAGGGGTTGGGCGGCGGGCTGCCGATCGGTGCGTGCCTGGCGATCGGTGCGACCGCCGACCTGCTCACTCCCGGCCTGCACGGCAGCACGTTCGGCGGCAACCCGGTCTGCACGGCCGCCGCGAACGCAGTGCTCAAGGTGCTCGCCGACGACGATCTGATCGGACGCGCCGATGTGCTGGGCAAGACGTTGTCCCACGGCATCGAGGAGTTGGGGCACCCCCTCGTCGGCCATGTCCGCGGCAAAGGCCTGCTGCAGGGCATCGTGCTGACCGCCGAAGTCGCGAAACCTGTTGAGACAGCGGCCCGTGAGGCCGGATTCCTAGTCAACGCCGCTGCCGCCGACGTGATCCGGCTGGCACCGCCGCTGGTGATCACCGACGAGCAGATCGACGGGTTCCTCAAAGCGTTGCCCGGCGTCCTGGACCAGGGGGCGGCGTCATGACCCGCCACTTCCTGCGCGACGACGATCTGACCCCCGACGAGCAGGCGGAGGTGTTGGCGCTGGCGGCCGAGCTGAAGAAAGACCCGTTCAGCCGCAGACCCCTCGAAGGACCCCGCGGTGTCGCGGTCATCTTCGACAAGAACTCCACCCGCACCCGGTTCTCGTTCGAGGTCGGCATCGCCCAACTCGGCGGACACGCGGTCGTCGTCGACGGCCGCAGCACTCAACTCGGCCGCGAAGAAACCCTCGAGGACACCGGCACGGTGTTGTCCCGCTACGTCGACGCGATCGTGTGGCGCACGTTCGCCCAGGAACGCCTGAGCGCCATGGCATCCGGGGCGACGGTGCCGGTGGTCAACGCGTTGTCCGACGAGTTCCATCCGTGCCAGGTGCTCGCCGATCTGCAGACGCTGGCCGAGCGCAAGGGCCGGTTGGCGGGCCTGCGGATGGCCTACTTCGGCGACGGCGCCAACAACATGGCGCACTCGTTGATGCTCGGCGGTGTAACCGCTGGCATTCACGTGACCATCGCCGCGCCCAAGGGCTTCGAACCCCATCCTGAGTTCGTCGCGGCCGCCGAGGAGCGGGCCAAGTTGACGGGGGCGACGGTAACGCTGACGGCCGACCCGAAGGAGGCCGCCGACGGCGTCGACGTACTGGTCACCGACACGTGGACGTCGATGGGGCAGGAGAACGACGGACTCGACCGGGTGCGGCCGTTCCGGCCGTTCCAGCTCAACTCTGACTTATTGAGCCTCGCGGACCCGGAAGCTGTTGTGCTGCATTGCCTTCCGGCGCACCGCGGGCACGAGATCACCGACGAGGTGATCGACGGACCGCACAGTGCCGTGTGGGACGAGGCCGAGAACCGGTTGCATGCGCAGAAGGCGCTGCTGGTGTGGCTGCTGGAGCGGTCGTGAGTACCCCGACCCGGGTCGGCAGGCAGGCCCGCATCGTGTCGATCCTGTCGTCGCAATCGGTGCACAGCCAAACCGAGTTGGCCGCGATGCTGGCCGACGAAGGCATCGACGTCACGCAGGCCACGCTGTCGCGGGACCTCGAGGAGCTGGGCGCGGTCAAGCTGCGCGGCGCCGACGGCGGCGTCGGTGTGTACGTCGTGCCCGAGGACGGCAGCCCGGTCCGCGGCGTTTCCGGTGGCACAGAACGGGTTACCCGCCTCCTCGGCGAGCTGTTGGTGTCCACCGACGCCAGCGGCAACCTCGCCGTGCTGCGCACACCGCCGGGGGCGGCACACTATCTGGCCAGCGCGATGGACCGCGCTGCACTTCCGTACGTGGTCGGCACGGTCGCCGGCGACGACACCATTTTCGTTGTGGCCCGTGAGCCGATGACCGGCGCTGAACTCGCCGCGAAGCTGGAAAGCATTAAACAAAAGGAGATCGACTAATGTCCGAACGCGTCATCCTGGCGTATTCCGGTGGTTTGGACACCTCCGTGGCGATCAGCTGGATCGGTAAGGAAACCGGACGTGAAGTCGTCGCGGTCGCCATCGACCTCGGCCAGGGCGGCGAGGACATGGAGGTCGTCCGCAAGCGGGCGCTCGACTGCGGTGCAGTCGAGGCCGTGGTCGTCGACGCGAAAGACGAGTTCGCCGAGGAATGCTGCCTGCCTGCGATCAAGTCCAACGCGCTCTACATGGACCGCTACCCGCTGGTGTCGGCGCTGTCGCGACCGCTGATCGTTAAGCACCTGGTGGCCGCGGCCCGCGAGTTCGGTGGCGGCATCGTCGCGCACGGCTGCACAGGGAAGGGTAACGACCAGGTCCGCTTCGAGGTCGGATTCGCCTCGCTGGCACCCGATCTCGAGGTGCTGGCCCCGGTCCGCGACTACGCGTGGACGCGGGAAAAGGCGATCGCGTTCGCCGAGGAGAACGCGATCCCGATCAACGTCACCAAGCGCTCGCCCTTCTCGATCGACCAGAACGTGTGGGGCCGCGCCGTCGAAACCGGGTTCCTCGAGCATCTCTGGAATGCGCCGACCAAGGATGTCTACGACTACACCGAGGACCC
It contains:
- the argC gene encoding N-acetyl-gamma-glutamyl-phosphate reductase, which codes for MTSVAVAGASGYAGGEILRLLLGHPGYAAGRLTIGALTAAASAGTTVAEHHPHLLPLAGRVLDTTDADVLAGHDVVFLALPHGHSAALADQLGPDTVVIDCGADFRLTDSTAWEKFYGSAHAGSWPYGLPELPGAREKLRAAKRIAVPGCYPTAALLALWPAIAEDLVDPAVTVVAVSGTSGAGRAAKVDLLGSEVIGSARAYNIGGKHRHTPEIAQGLKALTDRDVTVSFTPVLIPTSRGILATCTARTTAPLSQLRAAYEKAYDAEPFVHLLAEGQLPKTGAVIGSNAAQLAVAVDEEAATFVAIAAIDNLVKGTGGAAVQSMNLALGWPETEGLSIVGVAP
- the argJ gene encoding bifunctional glutamate N-acetyltransferase/amino-acid acetyltransferase ArgJ; this translates as MAGDGRAFDRGSGAVTELSTDTRLVRTQGVTAPAGFRATGIAAGIKASGALDLALVFNEGPDYAAAGVFTRNKVKAAPVLWSQQVLTTGRLRAVILNSGGANACTGPLGFQDTHATAEAVAAALSDWGTETGAIEVAVCSTGLIGDRLPMDKVLAGVTEVVHELAGGLTGGEEAARAIMTTDTVPKQVALHHSGNWTVGGMAKGAGMLAPSLATMLTVITTDAVADAAALDHALRRAAALTFDRLDVDGSCSTNDTVLLLSSGASAITPTQAELDDAVLRVCDDLCAQLQADAEGVTKRVVITVTGAASEDEALTAARVVARDSLVKTALFGSDPNWGRVLAAVGMAPVTLDAERISVSFNGSPVCIDGTGAPGAREVDLSGADIDVTIDLGVGSARASIRTTDLSHGYVEENSAYSS
- a CDS encoding cytochrome P450; its protein translation is MTTTERPTVDVIFTCDTSLHDVLRDAARLGPLATDATTGATVALRQRDVEELAHDPRLIGIGLTFFDLMGITDGPLRDWYGRLMFTTEGDYHRRIRSLVSRAFTPRSVEALRAAAAEMATAAVASARESGDLRALSSIGTRMICRLLGVPDGDDAVFTEWAEALSPVFSIMSAEQIAAATTAIVEMQSYVDDLTRRRASDPKDDLITSLLAAESDGDRLTHAETVTMIANLLVAGHDTAGSQIPCSILVALQHRDELDGALDDPARFSSAVSETMRLEPSIAMIPRTTVSPIELHGTTIPAGSMLFLCIASACRDGAAWPDPDRFDADRFTRQDSAKLLNFGAGTHYCLGTALAKVAVEECVRAALAADPPLQLSEDPAAIPWRQVLGRSPARLSVASAS
- the argF gene encoding ornithine carbamoyltransferase, translated to MTRHFLRDDDLTPDEQAEVLALAAELKKDPFSRRPLEGPRGVAVIFDKNSTRTRFSFEVGIAQLGGHAVVVDGRSTQLGREETLEDTGTVLSRYVDAIVWRTFAQERLSAMASGATVPVVNALSDEFHPCQVLADLQTLAERKGRLAGLRMAYFGDGANNMAHSLMLGGVTAGIHVTIAAPKGFEPHPEFVAAAEERAKLTGATVTLTADPKEAADGVDVLVTDTWTSMGQENDGLDRVRPFRPFQLNSDLLSLADPEAVVLHCLPAHRGHEITDEVIDGPHSAVWDEAENRLHAQKALLVWLLERS
- the argB gene encoding acetylglutamate kinase, whose product is MTSSHVAGGTAPPATPVKAQVLAAALPWLKQLHGKIVVVKYGGNAMTDEVLKTAFAADMVFLRNCGIHPVVVHGGGPQISAMLKKLGIEGDFKGGFRVTTPEVLDVARMVLFGQVGRELVNLINAHGPYAVGVTGEDAHLFTAVRRSVTVDGVATDIGLVGDVEHVDAAALMDLIAAGRIPVVSTIAPDVDGVVHNINADTAAAALAEALGAEKLVVLTDVEGLYTSWPNRDSLVSEIDTAALTQLLPTLEAGMVPKIEACLRAVSGGVPSAHVIDGRVEHCVLVELFTDEGTGTKVVSA
- a CDS encoding arginine repressor; translated protein: MGRGREPVACAEGAAGVAAGAVVSTPTRVGRQARIVSILSSQSVHSQTELAAMLADEGIDVTQATLSRDLEELGAVKLRGADGGVGVYVVPEDGSPVRGVSGGTERVTRLLGELLVSTDASGNLAVLRTPPGAAHYLASAMDRAALPYVVGTVAGDDTIFVVAREPMTGAELAAKLESIKQKEID
- a CDS encoding acetylornithine transaminase; translated protein: MMNNYGTPPLALASGDGAVVTDVDGKRYVDLLGGIAVNILGHRHPAVIDAVTTQLNTLGHTSNLYATEPGIALAESLVGLLGTAARVFFCNSGTEANEVAFKITRLTGRTKLVAAHGAFHGRTMGSLALTGQPSKQEPFAPLPGDVVHVPYGDTEALAAAVDDTTAAVFLEPIMGEGGVVVPPAGYLVAAREITARHGALLVLDEVQTGMGRTGAFFAHQHDGITPDIVTLAKGLGGGLPIGACLAIGATADLLTPGLHGSTFGGNPVCTAAANAVLKVLADDDLIGRADVLGKTLSHGIEELGHPLVGHVRGKGLLQGIVLTAEVAKPVETAAREAGFLVNAAAADVIRLAPPLVITDEQIDGFLKALPGVLDQGAAS
- a CDS encoding argininosuccinate synthase → MSERVILAYSGGLDTSVAISWIGKETGREVVAVAIDLGQGGEDMEVVRKRALDCGAVEAVVVDAKDEFAEECCLPAIKSNALYMDRYPLVSALSRPLIVKHLVAAAREFGGGIVAHGCTGKGNDQVRFEVGFASLAPDLEVLAPVRDYAWTREKAIAFAEENAIPINVTKRSPFSIDQNVWGRAVETGFLEHLWNAPTKDVYDYTEDPTVNWSTPDEVIVGFDKGVPVSIDGRPVTVLQAIEELNQRAGSQGVGRLDVVEDRLVGIKSREIYEAPGAMVLITAHTELEHVTLERELGRFKRGTDQKWGELVYDGLWYSPLKTALEAFVAKTQEHVSGEIRMVLHGGHIAVNGRRSEESLYDFNLATYDEGDTFDQSSAKGFVHVHGLSSKISARRDLAK